TGCACGGGAGCTGGCTGAAGACGGTTATCTGGTCCTGCGTTTCGATTATATCGGTTGCGGAGAGAGCAGCGGGGAGTACGGAGCGGAGGGACTGGAGTCCATGGTGCTGCAGACCCGTTCGGTGCTGGACTACGCGGTGAATTGCAGTGATGTAGATCCTACGCGTGTTACGCTGATTGGTCATAGTCTGGGTGGTGCCGTTGCATTGCTAACTGCTGTACGTGACAAACGTGTCAAAAACCTGGTTATGTGGTCCTCCGTGGGTTATCCATTCAATGATATCGTGAAGATTACGGGACGGGAAGTATACGATGAAGGCGTGAAGCTGGGTGCGGCTGATTATCTGGGATACAAATTCACACCGACGTTCTTCGAGTCTCTTGCTGAACAACAGCCATTCCAGGAAGCAGTTAAGTTTAGCGGAGATGTACTCGTCGTGCATGGCACGTCAGATGAGATTATTCCTGTAG
This Paenibacillus xylanexedens DNA region includes the following protein-coding sequences:
- a CDS encoding alpha/beta hydrolase gives rise to the protein MERQISIRHGQEELTATIHYPVVKDIKEEKSQQRVPLAVICHGFVGSRIGVDRLFVKTARELAEDGYLVLRFDYIGCGESSGEYGAEGLESMVLQTRSVLDYAVNCSDVDPTRVTLIGHSLGGAVALLTAVRDKRVKNLVMWSSVGYPFNDIVKITGREVYDEGVKLGAADYLGYKFTPTFFESLAEQQPFQEAVKFSGDVLVVHGTSDEIIPVDYAFLYQKVFWMRQEGRCDKEIIFQGDHTFSSGKEREQLITRTREWLGERQKIEQDWQHWMI